One Salvelinus fontinalis isolate EN_2023a chromosome 22, ASM2944872v1, whole genome shotgun sequence genomic window, acacagcaaaccttcttgccacagctcacattgatgtgccatcctggataggctgcactacctgagccacttgtgtgggttgtagactccgtctcatgctaccactagagtgagagcaccgccagcattcaagtgaccaaaacatcagccaggaagcataggaactgagaagtggtctgtggtcaccacctgcagaatcactcctttattgggggtgtcttgctaattgcctataatttccaccttttgtctattccatttgcacaacagcatgtgaaatttattgtcaatcagtgttgcttcctaaggggacagtttgatttcacagaagtgtgattgacttggagttacattgtgttgtttaagtgttccctttatttttttgagcagtgtattttgtgtggacaaagtcatggaaccttatgactgAGAGAACTTGTAAATGGGTCCAAGTCGACCGGAgcacagcaggagggttaaccTTATGTTGCATTACCTGGATAATGGCACATAGATTCTGAGAACTACATACCTGCAGTGAAAGTCAttcatgtttatcattttaaggaAATATTGGGTGCATCGCTCAATCTAATGTGTAAAACTCCAACTGTGAAAACAAAAGCTTACGCTGCTGAATAAATGACTTTCATAAATATGAAGGTAAGAGTTTGTCAACTAAATAAAGTGCCCTACCTCCCCTTGGATTTCTTTGGCACTTGTAAATGATGTCCATGACAGATTTGTGAGTTACATGTGCGGATCTCAAATTATTGAGCCTAAAAGACCAAAATGGATATAACATTTTATAAAGACCCATACAATTCAGAATTTATCATATTTTGTTGAAAAAAATATTCTAAGAAACATGATTAAACACAAACATACATTTCCATACAGAAAATAGATACCAAAAAGCCTCCTTTTCATTTAATATAAAAAATGGGGGAAGACCCTGGGTCTCACATGCTGAGGGGGCGTGGTCAAGGATGCTGCTCTCAGAAATGAGCAGTCACCCTGTCAACTTCAAGAAGATCATCCAAGACCTAAAATGGACAGAGGGATACATTATTCAAATATCTCAACTAATAGCTATTTGCTCCAAGTTGATATGGACTATAGATTGGATTTAGCTACATTATTAAGATGCATTGGCTTGCATAGCTAGTTGTCAGAGAACTAGGCCAAAGGGACTAATAATACTCACTATATCAGAGGTGGTGCCAATCTTCTTGGCCAACTCACTACGCTCCATGGTGCTGAGGTACAGGTACTTGTTGAGCAGCTCTCCATCCAGAATGTTCCGCACCGCGTTCTGGAGCTGCCGCCGGTCAGCATGCAACATCCTGGTGGAACGAGATCCAAAAACAGCATTAGTCTAAACCCAAAGTGTCAAATTTCTAAAAAGCCACTTAATGTTGCTTAAAAGCATTTAAGTGTTGCCAACTTAAGATTTATGGGGAAAATATTGATAACCAACCAAAGTTCAGTGACCTTGTGTGGCAAGTTACCTGAATGCCTTGGGGTTTAATCCTGCGTGGTGTGGCAGCATTGTGGTAAGAGCGTTTTGCAACATCAGCAATCTGCGGTAGGTCTTCTCCTGCATGGGCAGCAGCAGCCCGAGGCCTCCATCCAGAGTTgctggagggagggaagaggattAGTTACTGCTGAAGCGCCTGGAAATCCTCTTTTTAGCTACTAACACCATGTTGATCCTTCTGAGAGCAACATACCAAGAGGAGAATTTGATCACATATACTGAAGGAAGATATCAGACAACTCTTTATTCACATGACCTACTCCTACCCTGTATTTGTCGATAGAAATTACAAAGTCAAAGTTGTGTCCTACCAAACCATGTGATGTGTTTGTTGTCCCAGGCCAGGGTCTTCTTGTTAGCTGTGTCCAGTGCCCCTCGACAAGGCATCCTCCAGAAGGCGTTGACATGAGCTCCCACGTTGAAGTCTGCCCTCCTCAGCAGACGCATGCCTCCGAAACTCTCCTTAGCTTCAGCAGGGAGCAAAGTAACACTTCAGTGATCATGACACGGTGGAACTGCAGTTTGTCATCACACATGACCTCGGTCTTTATTTGATATTCGGGTGTTTGTGGGATAAGCATTACAACATTTGTGGTTAACCTGAGTATTCGATATTCTCCATGCTTGTAGGAGAAGTATTACCATGTTTACGTTGTAACTCACCTTCAGGCAGATACATGTACACCGACAGATTCTGGTCTCGGTCTGACACTGAAACGTAGAGAAAACAGGTTTACTTTGAGAGGACTAGGCTCTAGCCTGGTAGAGCGTTCTCCTGATTAGCTACCAAAGTTAGATAACCTTACCCAGGAATCCCAGCTGGTTGTTATCCACCATAAACTCTACGCTGTAGACCTCCAGAGGCTTGGCGTCCTGAGGAACCAAACACCGAAACAAAACCATTAAGACAAGGCTCCCCAATTGCATTCAGACGCGGGCTGATTTTTCCTTGAGTGGAAGGTCGGTTGTCCAGAACATAAGTTGTACACTACAAATTGACCGCtagaatcccaaacagatatagTATGACAATAACACAATTtgaaaccttgattacattggaATAAGATCACATATGCCTCTCCATTTACATGTGGGAATAGATTTCCCAAAATAAAACTGACCTCAtttcctggtgattttacagtCTTATGTACAAGAACTAAAATTATATACAcacagtgaacaaaaatataaaatgcaacatgtaaaaagtgttggtcccatttttcatgagctgaaataaaagatcccagaaatgttccattcgcacaaaaagcttatttcgctcaaattctgtgcacaaattaCTTTACATCCCCGTTTCtcattttccaagataatccagccacctgacaggtgtggcataacaagaagctgattaaacagcatgatcattgtgCTGGGGgaaaaaaggccactctaaaatgtacagttgtgTCACAACGGCGCAGATGTCTTAAATTTTGAGGGAGCGTccagcagagctgttgccagaattttatgttaatttctctatctcataaactgcctccaatgtcattttaaagaatttggcagtacatccaaccggtctcacaaccgcagaccacgtgtaaccacaccagctcaagaccttcacctgcgggatcgtctgaggaaGGGAAGGTGCTGAGGAATATTTCGGTCTTCAATAaagcttttttggggggggaaaacTAAATGTTGATTGGGGAACCCTGCATTAAGAGAAGAGACTCAAACACTGGCATGAAGCTCGAACATGAATGACAATGATCATTTAAACATCCCCTCCGGCACAGCACTGCTCTCTAGAAGATAAACTCAACCCAAGAAACCCTGGGATCCAACAGAGGAACACAGGAAAAAAACATAGTACTTCCTTTCCTTCATGAACAGAAACACTCATCTGGGATGTACAGTTAAATCCATaaacaacaaactgacatggAACAAAACCCCTCAGAGAATGACAAATCAGAAGAGACTAAATCACGTGTTACTTGAACACAGTACTTTGAAGTTGACGGtttccctgtgttactactaaaGTAGTTCTGTATTCTTGCCGTCTTACCCTGCTAATTAACGACAACGTCTTACTCTCAGGCTGGTATCTGAGCAGAGAGATGCTCTTCATGACGTCAGCTGCCAGGATAAAGTTCTTGATGCTAAACATCTGGTGGATGTAAAGCTGGGTGTCGATGAAGGCCATGCCTGTCAGGTCATTGTCCTTCAGACTCCACAGAAAGatctagacagagagaggaatagacagaCACGGTGAGCACAACCAGGACTTTGTCTCAGGGTTACAGGAGAGATGGTTGACATACTGTACTTGTGCTCCTTAAAAAGGGCTTTCTGAACAGTTCTTAAAATAATGGCTAATTCAATAATATATTCAACTGCAACATGTTGGCCACaaaatgaaaacaatgtaaatcGGAACAGAATTATATTGAGAGGTGGGTGGGAAATGCATCTAGACTGAGACATCTGTAGTGGTATATTCAGAGGTGGGTCTGTCACCTTCTGTCCGATTGCAGAGACCAAGTATCCGCTGCAGTGACACAGAGCTGTGACTGGTCCCTTCTGCTCCTTCTCATACAGAACCTTGAATTTGTTCTTCGTCAGGGGCTGACCCGGTTCCGGGACCACCTCAATCACATCCAGGATCAGGATCTGGACAcaacagtagagagagaaataagtcCAGACTAAAATCAACATCATGATTTCAAATGGCATCGTCTACCTGTCGGTCCTGAGTTTCATGACCACCTGACCCAACTAGGAAAAACTCTGGATCCCTGCTTTAGACTATAACTTAGAGCATAGAACTTGGGCCTAAAAAGGTATTCCTGGCTCTAGTCAGTAGTCACAGAAGTGTTGGTGACTCACCCGGCCCCTACAGGTGACCTCCTCCCCCTGCATGAGACAAGTCCCGGCAGCTATGTATCCCTTCAGCCCAGACACCGTCTCCTGACTCCTCAACGCCACAGTCTTCATACAAGTCACATGTTCCCACTCCTCCAGGTCAATCCTGACCAATATCACATAGGGAGGAAGGTCAGAACAGACACCCAACTACTGTGGCGTAGATGCTTAAATATAAACATGCATCCGATCTACAATGAATATGCCTCACGTTAGAGGCTGCAGATAGCTGCAGTAGCTACAGTTGTTACCGTGTGTTAGGGATGGCCTCCCAGCTGACAGGAGATATGAGCTGAATGGAGAAATTCTCCTGCTGAGGAGGAATGTAGCGTTCGTCTGAGAAGAACAGCACCAAGGAATTTTAATGGTGGAAGAATGAATGAAGGAACAAAGAAATAAACCAATGAGAAAGTGAAACGCACGTCATGGAGACAGACTAATGCATATACTGGTCCCACCTCTGTCTATGGTCTCAAACTCCTTCTCCTCTCCGGTCATTCTGGGGATGCGAGTGCAGGGGTCCTTCACGCTGGTGCACACTGCATACACCTTGGACTCCACATGGTAGGACACATAGTGAACGGTGCACCTCAGAGGAATCTTCCTGACTGGCCAGGGGGCGTCATACGACAGGTACGTGGGTAGAACACTGATCCTCAGCTCGCCCTGCTTGTTGAAGTAGAGGAAACCTTTAGGGCAGTTGATGTTGTGGAAGGGGGAGAAGGACTCGATTGGTCCGTCAATCGTCATGGGGTGGAGCCTCATCGCCCCCCGTGACGTCACCAGCATCCAGTGAGGGGAGGGGCCACAGATGAACACCTGACACACAAACCAGAAAACGACACATGAGAACACACAGAACTACAGTAGATATGAAGTCTGCGTGCACAGCAGTACCTCTCCAAGATTTATCTTGCAGGGAACCTGAGAATCCACAAGTGTACCCCTTGTTACCCATGatgtacagtgctttcggaaagtattcagaccccttgacttttttgttgttatgttacagccttattctaaagttgattaaatagtccccccccccaatcaatctacacaataccccataatgacatcacaataccccataatggaaaaagcaaaaaaaggtttagacatttttgcaaaattataaaaaatctaatttacataagtattcagaccctcagtactttgttgaagcacctttggcagagatcaCAGCCtacttgctctgttcatctttgccacgatcctgactagtctcccagtccatgctgctgaaaaacatatggaaagttctcccatctccacagaggaactctgggagctctgtcagagtgaccatcgggttcttgttcacctccctgaccaaggcccttctcccccgatatcTCAGTttagctgggcggccagctctaggaagagtcttggtggttccaaacttcttgcatttaagaatgatggaagccactgtgttcttagggacattcaatgttgcagaatttttttggtacacttcctcagatctgtgcctcgacacaatcctgtcttggagcactacggacaattccttcaacctcatggattggtttttgctctgacatgcactgtcaaccttatatagacaggtgggtgcctttccaaatcatgtccaactgAATTTCACAGGTGAACTcccatcaagttgtagaaatggaaacaggatgcagggGAGCTCAATTTTAAATCTCATagcaagggatctgaatacttacataaataaggtatctgttttaaaaatgttatacatttgcaaacatttctaaaaacctgttttcgctttgttattaggtagtgtgtgtagatttatgaggaaaacatttaatttaattcatttcagaataaggctgtaacgcaacaaaaatgtgggaaaagggaagggttctgaatactttccgaatgcactgtgtatatatagtcttgtAGGAAAATAACCTCTTACCCCAGAGTAGCCTGAGATATCCTCAAAGTATCTGAACCTGGCCACGCGACCTTTGACCACCGTTGGCCCCTCCTCGCTGAGACCAACCTGACCCTCCGCCTTCTTATCTTTCTTCACCTTCGACTTCTTCTCCCGGAAGTTGATGTTGTGGGGCATCTGAGACGAGACAGGAGAACAGTTAGAGGACATACATCAGTGTTGAATGGGAGTTTTaggactggtttcccagacacagattaagcctagtcctaaaAGCTGTTGACTTGGCTTGTCCAATGGCCTTGCTCTTCTTACCTTCTTGAAGCGGACCTTCAGGttgctctgatgctgctgctggtcataTGGGAACGCTTCATAGATCAGAAGCTCCTGTTCAACATGGACCTGGGAATGCAACAGAACATACAGCCAGTTATATCGAAAGCAATTTAAAAAATTTGAATCAATGAAGTACTACTGCTACACATTCTGCTGTCGTCATTCCACTTTAATACCTGTACTGAAAACTCACCAGCAGGTAGGGTCTGCAGTGGTTGTTGCCGAGCGACACCAGGGCCACCTCTTTGACCAATGGAATCTCTCCTTGTCGTGTCACTTCCTCCTTTTTCCCCTCACCCTGGGCTGCTGATTGGCCGGCGGAGCTGTCAACCAACACTCTCTGGCCAACAGGGAAGTTCTTGACCAGGAACACCAGTCTCCAGTCAGGTAGCTGGTAGatctagagaacaggaggaagatgTGTTACTATAGCTCTACTGTATAGATAAAGTTCACCTGTCGGTTGTGGTGTCACTCATTACTATGGCCACTGAGTTCCTGTGAATTTCTGAGCATAAAACTAAAGTTCCCAGGTTTATATCCAACCTCTAAACAGCACCATAGTATAAATGTTGGCATTTAAACAGTTAACATCTTAACAAATGTGTAAATTATGTAAACTAAATGATATACAATGTGTATTGATACAGCTATTGTTAATATGATGCTGATAAACTAGACATTGATCCTGACCTCCATGACGCCGTTCTCGCGGACCATCATGCACCAGTGTGTAGGTTCAGCTCGTCCCAACCTCCCCTCGGAGCCCCCACCCAGGGCCCCAGAGGAGAGGCGGTAGCCGGGGTGGGACTCGTCTTTGGTGGGGGTGATGCCTGCTGGGTTACAGTCTCCATACAacatctcctcctcatcatccacTGTGTTACTAAAGAGGAGACATGGGAGATAGGTTTACTGCTAAACTCTGAGGTGAGACAGGCCCTTCACTGACTACGAGACGCCCCCCCCAAATAAAAAAAAGTGTCCATGCGAAAAGTTGGTATTGCTCTCATTCTTCAGTTTAAAACAATATACTTTATTCAAAAACATCCTACCCGAGGTCCTATATGATTGCCTCTTACCTGAGGTCCTGTAGAATGGTCTCGGTCTCTGATTGGCTCTTGAACATGCTGTCTTGATCCTCAGTGTGACAGGTCTGCTTGTTCTCTGTGGTGAACATCCCGCTGACGTCACGGAACGCACACAGCGTGATCACACGGGGTTGCTGTAGGGGAGAGAGAGTCACCGGTCTGACAATCCTATTTTTTCACTCATTCATCCATCGGTTGTGTTGTAATACTGCCTGGCTTAGTTGTGCAGTGCAGGATATGACCGTGACTCAAAGCAGCTATATGTGGTTTCTGCAGGGCCAGGCTGTAGTGTAATGTGTTATGTAGTGTCGTATCAGTGACTCACAGCAGCTATATGTGGTTTCTGCAGGGCCAGGCTGTAGTGTAATGTGTTATGTAGTGTCGTATCAGTGACTCACAGCAGCTATCTGTGGTTTCTGCAGGGCCAGGctgtagtgtaatgtgttgtgttatgtagtGTCGTATCAGTGACTCACAGCAGCTATATGTGGTTTCTGCAGGGCCAGGctgtagtgtaatgtgttgtgttatgtagtGTCGTATCAGTGACTCACAGCAGCTATATGTGGTTTCTGCAGGGCCAGGCTGTAGTGTAATGTGTTATGTAGTGTCGTATCAGTGACTCACAGCAGCTATATGTGGTTTCTGCAGGGCCAGGctgtagtgtaatgtgttgtgttatgtagtGTCGTATCAGTGACTCAAAGCAGCTATATGTGGTTTCTGCAGGGCCAGGCTGTAGTGTAATGTGTTATGTAGTGTCGTATCAGTGACTCACAGCAGCTATATGTGGTTTCTGCAGGGCCAGGCTGTAGTGTAATGTGTTATGTAGTGTCGTATCAGTAACTCACAGCAGCTATCTGTGGTTTCTGCAGGGCCAGGctgtagtgtaatgtgttgtgttatgtagtGTCGTATCAGTGACTCACAGCAGTTATCTGTGGTTTCTGCAGGGCCAGGCTGTAGTGTAATGTGTTATGTAGTGTCGTATCAGTGACTCACAGCAGTTATCTGTGGTTTCTGCAGGGCCAGGCTGTAGTGTAATGTGTTATGTAGTGTCGTATCAGTAACTCACAGCAGCTATCTGTGGTTTCTGCAGGGCCAGGctgtagtgtaatgtgttgtgttatgtagtGTCGTATCAGTGACTCACAGCAGTTATCTGTGTTTTCTGCAGGGCCTGGCTGTAgcgtaatgtgttgtgttatgtagtGTCGTATCAGTGACTCACAGCAGTTATCTGTGGTTTCTGCCGGGCCAGGCTGTAGTGTAATGTGTTATGTAGTGTCGTATCAGTGACTCACAGCAGTTATCTGTGGTTTCTGCAGGGCCAGGctgtagtgtaatgtgttgtgttatgtagtGTCGTATCAGTGACTCACAGCAGTTATCTGTGGTTTCTGCAGGGCCAGGctgtagtgtaatgtgttgtgttatgtagtGTCGTATCAGTGACTCACAGCAGTTATCTGTGGTTTCTGCAGGGCCAGGctgtagtgtaatgtgttgtgttatgtagtGTCGTATCAGTGACTCACAGCAGTTATCTGTGGTTTCTGCAGGGCCAGGCGGTGGGTCTTGCCCATGTAGGAGTCGGTCTTCAGGACAAACATGGTGACCACTCCGTCTGCCGTCATGATGACCACATAGGGGTCCGCTACAGAGCACTGCACTATGGGAGAACCCAGGTCCACCGGGATGAAGTGCAGCTGGGTCACTGGAAGGAACATCAAATCAAAAGAAATTCCAAAGCCCCtttagttgtcacaaagtgcttgacAGTCAGTGAAAGAGAGGATGAGTGACGGGTAGGGACACAGAGGATCATGGGTTATTTTCTTCTTTGATTGAAAGACGGACAgatctctctacctccttccagTAGCCGTATGCCCATGGGGGAGAcctggatgatgtatttgttGTCTCCGATGTTCCCAGCAAACACAGTGGGCCCCTGG contains:
- the LOC129820003 gene encoding cleavage and polyadenylation specificity factor subunit 1, with the protein product MYAVYRQAHSPTAIEFSVYCNFISNVEKNLVVAGTSQLYVYRIIHDVENASKTDKSPDVKSRKEKLEQVACFSLFGNVMSMASVQLVGANRDALLLSFKDAKLSVVEYDPGTHDLKTLSLHFFEEPELRDGFVQNLHIPMVRVDPENRCAVMLVYGTQLVVLPFRKDTLTDEQEGVVEGPKSSFLPSYIIDVRELDEKLLNIVDMKFLHGYYEPTLLILYEPNQTWPGRVAVRQDTCSIVAISLNIMQKVHPVIWSLGNLPFDCTQVMAVPKPIGGVVVFAVNSLLYLNQSVPPYGVSLNTQTTGTTAFPLRIQEEVKITLDCSQSSFIGSDKMVISLKGGEIYVLTLITDGMRSVRAFHLDKAAASVLTTCMMTMEPGYLFLGSRLGNSLLLKYTEKYQENPEKPPVEEDKEKEEDTDEEKQEEPPSKKKRGDSSTKLTAGKNQLPDEVDEIEVYGSEAASGTQLATYSFEVCDSILNIGPCAGASMGEPAFLSEEFQTNPEPDLEIVVCSGFGKNGGLSVLQRSIRPQVVTTFELPGCHDMWTVISNEVKEKVKEKDKPPAAEGEGETPEEEEQKAEPAPVEDDKKKHGFLILSREDSTMILQTGQEIMELDTSGFATQGPTVFAGNIGDNKYIIQVSPMGIRLLEGVTQLHFIPVDLGSPIVQCSVADPYVVIMTADGVVTMFVLKTDSYMGKTHRLALQKPQITAQPRVITLCAFRDVSGMFTTENKQTCHTEDQDSMFKSQSETETILQDLSNTVDDEEEMLYGDCNPAGITPTKDESHPGYRLSSGALGGGSEGRLGRAEPTHWCMMVRENGVMEIYQLPDWRLVFLVKNFPVGQRVLVDSSAGQSAAQGEGKKEEVTRQGEIPLVKEVALVSLGNNHCRPYLLVHVEQELLIYEAFPYDQQQHQSNLKVRFKKMPHNINFREKKSKVKKDKKAEGQVGLSEEGPTVVKGRVARFRYFEDISGYSGVFICGPSPHWMLVTSRGAMRLHPMTIDGPIESFSPFHNINCPKGFLYFNKQGELRISVLPTYLSYDAPWPVRKIPLRCTVHYVSYHVESKVYAVCTSVKDPCTRIPRMTGEEKEFETIDRDERYIPPQQENFSIQLISPVSWEAIPNTRIDLEEWEHVTCMKTVALRSQETVSGLKGYIAAGTCLMQGEEVTCRGRILILDVIEVVPEPGQPLTKNKFKVLYEKEQKGPVTALCHCSGYLVSAIGQKIFLWSLKDNDLTGMAFIDTQLYIHQMFSIKNFILAADVMKSISLLRYQPESKTLSLISRDAKPLEVYSVEFMVDNNQLGFLVSDRDQNLSVYMYLPEAKESFGGMRLLRRADFNVGAHVNAFWRMPCRGALDTANKKTLAWDNKHITWFATLDGGLGLLLPMQEKTYRRLLMLQNALTTMLPHHAGLNPKAFRMLHADRRQLQNAVRNILDGELLNKYLYLSTMERSELAKKIGTTSDIVLDDLLEVDRVTAHF